A genomic segment from Lutibacter sp. A80 encodes:
- a CDS encoding DMT family transporter: MKNKNYKAHLALLGANTIYGGNFLIAKGLMPNYLQPSALVLLRVAGAGLLFWVVKLFVKEKIEKKDVLLLAFCGLFGVSANMLFFFYGLSLTSPIDASIIMTSTPVIVLILSALILKEKITRNKYIGIFIGGIGAVILILYGKTGEGTSSVIGNLFVFFNATSYGLYLVLVKPLMKKYKALTVISWIFMFGLVFTIPFGIGDLSTTDFSTFTTGAYLAIAYVVIGTTFLTYLFNIYALNYVSPSVNGSYIYLQPVVSFTMVSVLAYFFDNTIYAQDISMVKILSCILVITGVYLISRKKSLSFKRL, encoded by the coding sequence TTGAAAAATAAAAATTACAAAGCGCATTTAGCATTACTTGGGGCTAATACAATCTATGGAGGGAACTTTCTAATAGCGAAAGGTTTAATGCCTAATTATTTACAACCTTCTGCATTAGTTTTATTAAGAGTAGCAGGTGCAGGACTGCTATTTTGGGTAGTAAAATTGTTTGTAAAAGAAAAGATTGAAAAAAAAGATGTACTACTACTTGCTTTTTGTGGGCTTTTTGGAGTGTCTGCTAATATGCTTTTCTTTTTTTATGGATTGAGTTTAACTTCTCCAATTGATGCTTCAATAATTATGACAAGTACTCCTGTAATTGTTTTAATTTTAAGTGCATTAATTTTAAAGGAGAAAATAACGAGAAATAAATATATAGGTATTTTTATTGGTGGAATAGGGGCTGTAATTCTAATTTTATATGGAAAAACTGGGGAAGGAACCAGTTCTGTTATCGGTAATTTATTTGTATTTTTTAATGCTACCTCTTATGGTTTGTATTTGGTTTTAGTAAAACCTTTAATGAAAAAATATAAAGCGCTAACAGTAATTAGTTGGATTTTTATGTTTGGACTTGTTTTTACAATTCCTTTTGGAATTGGTGATTTGTCAACTACAGATTTTAGTACTTTTACAACAGGAGCTTATTTAGCAATAGCTTATGTAGTTATTGGTACTACTTTTTTAACATATTTATTTAATATATATGCCCTAAATTATGTTTCGCCATCTGTAAATGGGAGTTATATTTATTTACAACCAGTTGTAAGTTTTACAATGGTTAGTGTACTTGCCTATTTTTTTGATAATACTATTTATGCTCAAGATATTAGTATGGTTAAAATATTGAGTTGTATTTTAGTAATTACCGGTGTTTATTTAATTAGTAGAAAAAAATCTTTGAGTTTTAAACGACTTTAA
- a CDS encoding ketopantoate reductase family protein: MNIIIYGTGGVGGYFGARLAQAGNNVTFIARGKHLETIKKNGLQLKSIDGNYLVKPANATTDISEVKDIDLILISVKTWQLKEVAETIKPVLNENTLVISLLNGCNNHEVLSEVIDKKHVLGGLCKIVSFVEDYGIINHVAYKPTIVFGELNNEKTKRVLKLEETLNNASITNKLAEDIQKEIWTKYLFITTFSALGALTRSTLGEMLALPYIKNMMLKTAEEIFRIAKAKGVNLPSNIIDKQIETLESLPFETTASLQRDIMEGKPSELEAQNGTVVRLGKELGIPTPINELIYYELLPQEKRARNI, from the coding sequence ATGAATATCATAATTTATGGAACGGGTGGCGTTGGAGGATACTTTGGAGCTCGTTTAGCACAAGCAGGAAATAATGTAACATTTATAGCTAGAGGTAAACATTTAGAAACAATTAAAAAAAATGGATTACAGCTTAAAAGTATTGATGGAAATTATTTAGTAAAACCAGCAAATGCAACTACAGATATTTCTGAAGTAAAGGATATTGACTTAATATTAATTTCGGTAAAAACCTGGCAACTTAAAGAAGTTGCTGAAACAATTAAACCTGTTTTAAATGAAAACACATTGGTAATTTCACTATTAAATGGTTGTAACAATCATGAGGTTTTATCTGAAGTTATTGATAAAAAACACGTATTAGGTGGTTTATGTAAAATAGTAAGTTTTGTTGAAGATTACGGTATAATTAACCATGTAGCGTATAAACCAACAATAGTTTTTGGCGAGTTAAATAATGAAAAAACTAAAAGAGTTTTAAAGCTAGAAGAAACACTTAATAATGCCTCTATTACAAATAAATTGGCAGAAGATATACAAAAAGAAATTTGGACAAAATATTTATTTATAACAACTTTTAGTGCTTTGGGAGCATTAACACGGTCTACACTTGGAGAAATGCTAGCCTTACCATATATTAAAAATATGATGTTAAAAACTGCCGAAGAAATTTTTAGAATAGCTAAAGCAAAAGGTGTTAATTTACCGAGTAATATTATAGATAAACAAATAGAAACACTAGAATCTTTACCTTTTGAAACCACTGCATCTTTACAACGCGATATTATGGAAGGGAAACCTTCGGAATTAGAAGCCCAAAACGGAACTGTTGTTCGTTTAGGTAAAGAATTAGGTATTCCAACACCTATAAATGAATTGATTTATTACGAACTACTTCCTCAAGAAAAAAGAGCAAGAAATATTTAA
- a CDS encoding metal-dependent transcriptional regulator: MKNSLSQTEENYLKAIYSLSFEKNKRASTNDIAKKLSTKASSVTDMIKKLSDKKLINYKKYQGANLTAEGRDIAVKIVRKHRLWEVFLVNNLNYAWDEVHDLAEQLEHVRSETLIDKLEQFLEFPSHDPHGDPIPDKDGKIHLRKTELLSAAKNNVLYTIANVKDNSKSFLQFLDKHFLAIGTELTIVDKFDFDESVTIKLHSGDFLTLSKKICANIFVTIK; the protein is encoded by the coding sequence ATGAAAAATTCTTTATCGCAAACTGAAGAAAATTACCTAAAAGCTATTTATAGTTTAAGTTTTGAAAAAAATAAAAGAGCAAGTACTAATGATATAGCCAAAAAATTGTCAACCAAAGCTTCATCTGTTACCGATATGATTAAAAAATTATCGGATAAAAAGTTAATAAATTATAAAAAATATCAAGGAGCAAACTTAACTGCTGAAGGGAGAGATATTGCGGTAAAAATTGTGAGAAAACATCGTTTGTGGGAAGTGTTTTTGGTAAACAATTTAAATTATGCTTGGGATGAGGTGCACGATTTAGCCGAGCAACTGGAACACGTTCGGTCGGAAACATTGATTGATAAATTAGAGCAATTTTTAGAATTTCCAAGTCACGATCCGCATGGAGATCCAATTCCAGATAAAGATGGAAAAATTCATTTAAGAAAAACAGAATTGTTAAGTGCTGCTAAAAATAATGTTTTGTATACAATTGCGAATGTAAAAGATAATTCAAAATCTTTTTTACAATTTTTAGACAAACATTTTTTAGCAATAGGTACTGAATTAACAATAGTAGATAAATTTGATTTTGATGAATCTGTAACTATTAAGTTACATTCAGGAGATTTTTTAACACTTTCTAAAAAAATATGTGCAAATATATTTGTAACTATAAAATAA
- a CDS encoding metal-dependent transcriptional regulator, translated as MANPVISLIVFVLIIAILVVLFYPKTGFYWRLLRSFKRDSKVLIEDILKKLYHAEDNGNTLNSNDIISALDANPKKVIEIIAEMEEKGLISFENGDIKLTELGMDYALRIIRVHRLWEKYLSEKTGFAKKDWHGIAEKMEHELDQTQTKELATDLGNPRFDPHGDPIPTETGEIEPINGQPLPNFSEGTIGRIIHIEDEPEIIYKQILAEDLHIGSHVLIIENNEKRIVFHSEGEKFILAPIVANNITISELEKEEFSEENTSRLSSLKESEQAKIIGISHECRGEMRRRLLDLGFVINTKIEVDLTSPMKNPRAYLIRDTSIAIRNEQAKFILIEKIQEHAKSNK; from the coding sequence ATGGCAAACCCAGTAATTTCTTTAATTGTATTTGTATTAATAATTGCAATTCTTGTAGTTCTATTTTATCCTAAAACCGGTTTTTATTGGAGGCTTCTTAGAAGTTTTAAAAGAGATTCTAAGGTGTTAATTGAAGATATTTTAAAAAAATTATACCATGCAGAAGACAATGGTAATACCTTAAATAGTAATGATATTATTAGTGCTTTAGATGCCAATCCAAAAAAAGTAATAGAAATTATTGCCGAAATGGAAGAAAAAGGATTGATAAGTTTTGAAAATGGCGATATAAAACTTACTGAGTTGGGGATGGATTATGCGCTTAGAATAATAAGAGTTCATAGATTATGGGAAAAATATCTATCTGAAAAAACAGGTTTCGCTAAAAAAGATTGGCACGGGATAGCCGAAAAAATGGAACATGAATTAGATCAAACGCAAACTAAAGAGTTGGCAACAGATTTAGGAAATCCTAGATTTGATCCACATGGAGATCCAATTCCTACAGAAACAGGTGAAATAGAGCCAATTAATGGACAGCCGCTTCCAAATTTTTCAGAAGGAACAATTGGACGAATTATTCATATAGAAGATGAGCCTGAAATAATTTATAAGCAGATTTTAGCCGAAGATTTACATATTGGATCACATGTTCTTATTATTGAAAATAACGAAAAAAGAATTGTGTTTCATTCTGAAGGAGAAAAGTTTATTTTAGCTCCAATTGTAGCGAATAATATTACAATTTCTGAGTTGGAAAAAGAAGAATTTTCAGAAGAAAACACTTCTAGACTTTCAAGTTTAAAAGAAAGTGAACAAGCTAAAATTATAGGAATTTCTCACGAATGTAGAGGAGAAATGAGAAGAAGACTATTAGATTTAGGTTTTGTTATTAACACAAAAATTGAAGTAGATTTAACAAGTCCAATGAAAAATCCACGAGCTTATTTAATTAGAGATACTTCAATAGCAATACGAAACGAACAGGCAAAATTTATACTAATTGAAAAAATACAAGAACATGCAAAAAGTAACAAATAG
- a CDS encoding FeoB small GTPase domain-containing protein: MQKVTNSACEGCELNQASNLKKLGINVENNDYIVALAGNPNTGKSTVFNALTGLKQHTGNWPGKTVTRAEGGYSYNDSKYKLVDLPGTYSLLSTSQDEEVARNFILFGKPDVTIIVVDASRLERNLNLVLQILEITDKAVLCLNLMDEAKRLEIEIDDRTLARDLGIPVVPTSARSKDGIPELLKTVHDVATGEIKCKPHRIKNVPKNINNAIEKLRIEIEKAYPNLPNSRWIALRLLDGDQRIIEAVKTGEFISE; encoded by the coding sequence ATGCAAAAAGTAACAAATAGTGCTTGTGAAGGCTGTGAATTAAATCAGGCTTCAAACCTAAAAAAATTAGGGATAAATGTTGAAAATAACGATTATATAGTTGCTCTTGCAGGAAATCCGAATACCGGAAAAAGTACTGTTTTTAATGCCTTAACTGGGTTAAAACAACATACAGGAAATTGGCCAGGAAAAACAGTTACACGTGCAGAAGGAGGATATAGTTATAACGATAGTAAATATAAATTAGTAGACCTTCCGGGTACCTACTCATTACTTTCTACCTCTCAAGATGAGGAAGTTGCGCGTAATTTTATTCTTTTTGGAAAACCAGATGTAACAATTATTGTAGTAGATGCAAGTAGATTGGAGCGTAATTTAAATCTAGTCTTGCAAATACTTGAAATAACCGATAAAGCTGTTCTATGTTTAAACTTAATGGATGAGGCTAAACGTTTAGAAATTGAAATTGATGATAGAACTTTAGCGCGTGACCTTGGAATACCAGTGGTGCCAACCAGTGCAAGATCTAAAGATGGAATACCAGAGTTATTAAAAACAGTGCATGATGTTGCAACAGGAGAAATAAAATGCAAACCTCACCGTATTAAAAATGTTCCTAAAAATATTAATAATGCTATTGAGAAATTACGTATAGAAATAGAAAAAGCATATCCAAATTTACCAAATAGTAGATGGATAGCACTTCGATTACTAGATGGAGATCAACGTATTATTGAAGCAGTAAAAACAGGAGAGTTTATTTCTGAATAA
- a CDS encoding nucleoside recognition domain-containing protein, with protein MKTNKILNISNDLRWQIGEGFHDKLTEGIYSDAATISQNSVRKKGGKKRFRFDRALDKIVTSKTWGFPIMIFILSVVLWLTIIGANYPSGLLADLLIGQIYPWLKGIGESLGFTWWLSGFLFDGVYLALAWVIAVMLPPMAIFFPLFTLLEDFGYLPRVAFNLDNLLKKSGAHGKQALTMSMGFGCNAAGVIATRIIDSPRERLIAIITNNFSLCNGRWPTQILIASIFIGVLVPENFAGAISTLAVISIALLGVFFTFMVSLFLSKTMLKGEVSSFTLELPPYRPPHFWKTIYTSLIDRTLIVLWRACVFAAPAGAVIWLISNVAIGDSNIANWLILHLDGFGLLLGLNGVILLAYIVAIPANEIVIPTILMLTVMAASITGVGSGNGVMFELESVSATGDILKAGGWTLLTAINLMLFSLLHNPCSTTIYTIYKETKSVKWTVVASILPVILGFTVCFIVAQVWRIFM; from the coding sequence ATGAAAACGAATAAAATATTAAATATCAGTAACGATTTAAGGTGGCAAATTGGTGAAGGCTTTCATGATAAATTAACCGAAGGAATTTATTCAGATGCAGCTACTATTTCTCAAAATTCTGTTCGTAAAAAAGGGGGTAAAAAACGCTTTCGATTCGATAGAGCTTTGGATAAAATTGTAACAAGTAAAACTTGGGGATTTCCAATAATGATTTTTATTTTATCTGTTGTTTTGTGGCTTACTATAATTGGAGCTAATTATCCTTCTGGTTTATTAGCAGATTTATTGATAGGGCAAATTTATCCTTGGTTAAAAGGTATAGGTGAGTCTTTAGGGTTTACTTGGTGGTTAAGTGGGTTTTTGTTTGATGGGGTGTACCTTGCTTTAGCTTGGGTAATTGCAGTAATGTTACCTCCAATGGCAATATTTTTTCCACTTTTTACTTTGTTAGAAGATTTTGGATATTTACCTCGTGTAGCTTTTAATTTAGATAATTTATTAAAAAAATCTGGTGCCCACGGTAAGCAAGCTTTAACTATGAGTATGGGTTTTGGTTGTAATGCAGCAGGTGTTATTGCAACGCGTATAATTGACAGTCCTAGAGAGCGATTAATAGCCATTATTACAAATAATTTTTCGCTATGTAATGGAAGGTGGCCTACTCAAATACTAATAGCATCTATTTTTATTGGCGTATTGGTGCCAGAAAATTTTGCAGGTGCAATCTCTACATTAGCAGTTATTAGTATTGCATTGTTAGGTGTATTTTTCACTTTTATGGTATCTTTATTTTTATCAAAAACAATGTTAAAAGGTGAAGTATCTTCTTTTACATTAGAATTACCTCCGTATAGACCACCACATTTTTGGAAAACAATTTACACCTCTTTAATAGATAGAACATTAATTGTTTTATGGAGAGCCTGTGTTTTTGCAGCACCTGCAGGAGCGGTTATTTGGTTAATTTCTAATGTTGCTATTGGAGATTCTAATATTGCAAATTGGTTAATTTTACATTTAGATGGTTTTGGATTACTTTTAGGTTTAAATGGAGTAATTTTATTAGCCTATATTGTTGCAATACCTGCCAACGAGATTGTAATCCCTACAATACTAATGTTAACTGTAATGGCAGCCTCAATTACTGGCGTAGGTAGTGGAAATGGTGTCATGTTCGAATTGGAATCTGTTTCAGCAACGGGAGATATTTTAAAAGCAGGTGGTTGGACTTTACTTACAGCCATAAATTTAATGTTATTTAGTTTATTACATAACCCATGTAGTACCACTATTTATACTATTTATAAGGAAACAAAAAGTGTAAAATGGACTGTTGTTGCAAGTATTTTGCCTGTAATTTTAGGGTTTACAGTTTGCTTTATTGTAGCTCAAGTATGGAGAATATTTATGTAA
- a CDS encoding response regulator transcription factor: MNLKIAIAEDNSFLAKAVIEKLSFFNDLDFKFKGVNGAELIGKLEVNRNIDVILMDIQMPEMDGITATEIIKSKYPHIKIIMLTVFDDDENIFKAIKAGANGYLLKEIDAENLHKCILEVINGGAPMTPSIALKTLNLLRNPIIVDTSNEIEKIKLTNRETEILEHLSKGLNYNAIAENLIISPSTVRKHIENIYKKLQVHNKMEAVLMAQKHKLI, encoded by the coding sequence ATGAATCTAAAAATAGCCATAGCAGAAGATAATAGCTTTTTAGCAAAAGCTGTTATAGAAAAATTATCCTTTTTTAACGATTTAGATTTTAAATTTAAAGGTGTTAACGGAGCTGAATTAATTGGAAAACTAGAAGTCAACCGAAATATTGATGTTATTTTAATGGACATTCAAATGCCTGAAATGGATGGTATTACGGCTACGGAAATAATAAAATCTAAATACCCACATATTAAAATAATTATGCTTACTGTTTTTGATGATGATGAAAACATTTTTAAAGCCATAAAAGCCGGTGCAAATGGCTATTTATTGAAAGAAATTGATGCAGAAAATTTACATAAATGTATTTTAGAAGTTATAAATGGTGGTGCACCTATGACTCCAAGCATTGCGTTAAAAACTCTAAATTTATTACGTAACCCCATTATTGTCGACACTTCAAATGAAATTGAAAAAATTAAGCTCACCAATAGAGAAACTGAAATTTTAGAGCATTTAAGCAAAGGTTTAAACTACAATGCTATTGCAGAAAACCTAATAATTTCACCCTCAACGGTTAGAAAACACATAGAAAATATTTATAAAAAACTACAAGTTCATAATAAAATGGAAGCTGTTTTAATGGCTCAAAAACATAAGCTTATATAA